A single region of the Dermacentor silvarum isolate Dsil-2018 unplaced genomic scaffold, BIME_Dsil_1.4 Seq139, whole genome shotgun sequence genome encodes:
- the LOC119434625 gene encoding uncharacterized protein K02A2.6-like: MVARSHVWRPGLDQDITHMVQSCQVCQEHQRASRHMEITPWPLPQRPWSRLHVNFGGPFKSHYFLVVVDVFSKSVEVLPVTTPSASATIAALRQVFAAQGLPDVIGSDNGPAFASTEYLAWLTKNGIRQMMVPPYHPASNGAAERVVQTMKHKLKKSKA, from the coding sequence ATGGTGGCCCGGTCCCACGTTTGGCGGCCTGGCCTGGACCAGGACATCACTCACATGGTGCAGAGCTGCCAGGTCTGCCAGGAGCACCAGCGGGCCTCACGTCATATGGAGATCACCCCCTGGCCGCTCCCACAGAGACCCTGGTCCCGCTTGCATGTGAATTTTGGGGGTCCCTTCAAGAGCCACTACTTCCTGGTAGTGGTGGACGTCTTTTCGAAGTCGGTGGAGGTCCTACCTGTCACTACTCCTTCAGCAAGCGCGACCATTGCGGCGCTGCGACAGGTCTTCGCCGCCCAGGGGTTGCCGGACGTCATCGGGTCCGACAATGGCCCCGCTTTCGCCAGCACAGAGTACCTGGCCTGGCTGACAAAGAACGGAATTCGCCAGATGATGGTTCCGCCGTACCACCCTGCGTCAAACGGTGCAGCCGAGCGGGTGGTACAGACAATGAAGCACAAGCTGAAAAAGAGTAAGGCTTGA